Proteins from a single region of Psilocybe cubensis strain MGC-MH-2018 chromosome 3, whole genome shotgun sequence:
- a CDS encoding BUB3-interacting and GLEBS motif-containing protein ZNF207, translating to MAKKKNKQIIRPWCWYCEREFEDEKVLMQHQKAKHFKCNMCPRRLNTAGGLAVHIQQVHKLEPENLPRIENALPGRDGYDVEIFGMEGIPAPDVADYKRRKEIELGLSAGSISQPPPKRAKVENRPLSEEELRRQLAEHKALMGLSTQETTTPVETSSGPAVYGAPQTYATPPIPPPLAGSPPVPPPGFFPGGPSPPPGFGAPPPFPPFMPGFPPGPPPGFPVPPGFPPAAPPFPPGLARPPFPGQPPFIPPPGIPGAPPALPGAPSFSPLPPPQFVPAQISQNASTAGVPPQGTPLPPSSSQTPQTASEPPRVEERTRQPVLSLPNGAILQTNPEFKKPTDLKFKDANFSPDEHRAIHPKYFCAKLAENPSPQADESRGKKRARAEDFL from the exons AtggcaaaaaagaagaataaACAG ATCATCCGGCCATGGTGTTGGTACTGCGAGCGTGAatttgaagatgaaaaag TTTTGATGCAGCACCAGAAAGCCAAGCACTTCAAGTGTAACATGTGTCCAAGGAGGCTAAATACAGCGGGAGGATTGGCAGTGCACATCCAACAAGTTCACAAACTTGAGCCTGAGAA CCTTCCGCGTATTGAAAATGCACTACCTGGTCGAGATGGATATGACGTCGAGATTTTTGGGATGGAGGGAATACCTGCACCAGATGTCGCTGATTACAAGCGCCGCAAAGAGATCGAACTTGGGCTGTCTGCGGGTTCGATTTCCCAACCACCTCCAAAAAGAGCCAAGGTCGAAAATCGCCCTCtttctgaagaagaactACGCCGTCAACTTGCAGAGCACAAGGCACTGATGGGGCTGAGTACCCAGGAAACAACGACCCCGGTGGAAACAAGCTCTGGTCCTGCTGTATATGGTGCACCTCAAACATATGCCACCCCTCCGATTCCACCTCCTTTGGCAGGAAGCCCCCCTGTTCCTCCACCTGGTTTCTTTCCTGGCGGTCCGTCACCACCTCCTGGCTTTGGAGCTCCCCCGCCTTTCCCGCCCTTTATGCCAGGCTTTCCCCCCGG TCCTCCTCCTGGGTTCCCTGTGCCTCCTGGTTTCCCTCCTGCTGCACCTCCTTTCCCCCCAGGTCTTGCTAGGCCCCCATTCCCCGGACAGCCACCATTTATTCCACCTCCCGGAATTCCAGGTGCACCCCCGGCCCTTCCGGGTGCTCCAagtttttctcctcttcctcctccccagTTTGTTCCGGCGCAAATATCACAGAATGCGTCCACCGCAGGTGTTCCACCCCAAGGTACACCATTGCCACCTTCATCATCACAAACACCTCAAACAGCATCGGAACCTCCTCGTGTAGAAGAAAGAACACGCCAACCAGTACTGTCCTTGCCCAATGGTGCAATACTGCAGACCAACCCCGAATTCAAAAAGCCAACGGACCTCAAATTCAAGGATGCCAACTTCTCACCT GACGAACATCGAGCTATTCATCCAAAGTATTTCTGCGCAAAATTAGCTGAAAATCCATCTCCTCAGGCCGATGAGTCACGTGGGAAGAAACGTGCCAGAGCAGAAGATTTCTTGTAA